Proteins encoded within one genomic window of Conchiformibius steedae:
- a CDS encoding opacity family porin — translation MKQLHKVMIAAAGMLMAGTVAAENGAGFYVQGDVGLANLNTNTEKFKVKNTFKSLKNSYKESGFMPRISAGYDFGNNLRVAGDYTHYKDADNSAREGDTSLHVKTQARSMGVSAVYDFPIEGTAIKPYAGARVGLNKTKLQARLQNGGNTQSSSDSKTKVGMGVLLGASYEISPNISTDVGYRYNHMGSEIKAHEVTAGVRYTFR, via the coding sequence ATGAAGCAATTACATAAAGTGATGATTGCCGCAGCGGGTATGCTGATGGCAGGCACGGTAGCCGCCGAAAACGGCGCGGGTTTTTATGTTCAAGGCGATGTGGGCTTGGCAAACCTGAACACCAACACCGAAAAATTTAAGGTCAAAAACACCTTTAAAAGCCTGAAAAACTCTTATAAAGAGTCGGGTTTTATGCCCCGCATCAGCGCAGGCTACGATTTTGGCAACAATTTGCGCGTGGCAGGCGATTACACCCATTACAAAGATGCCGACAATTCGGCACGGGAAGGCGACACCAGCCTGCACGTTAAAACCCAAGCCCGCAGCATGGGGGTTTCTGCCGTTTACGATTTTCCGATTGAAGGCACGGCAATCAAGCCTTATGCGGGTGCTCGGGTGGGTTTGAACAAAACCAAATTGCAGGCACGTTTGCAAAACGGCGGCAATACCCAAAGCTCGTCTGACAGCAAAACCAAAGTAGGCATGGGCGTATTACTGGGTGCCAGCTACGAAATCAGCCCGAATATTTCTACCGATGTGGGCTACCGCTACAACCACATGGGTTCGGAAATCAAGGCACATGAAGTCACAGCAGGTGTGCGCTACACCTTCCGTTAA
- the murB gene encoding UDP-N-acetylmuramate dehydrogenase — translation MVAVFSDYDLSGCSTFHLPARAAYFCVLNHASELPEICVLPQFRRDTVLWLGGGSNILFSRDHQGLVVQMANKGIREYARDGAQVRLAVQAGEVWHDFVQYTVNAGLSGLENLSLIPGTVGAAPVQNIGAYGVEVKDRIDYVDCFDLDSREFVRLQRDECAFAYRESLFKQAGKGRYVIVAVGFVLDTVFQARVGYGDLAAVLAQNCGEREATAADVSAAVCQIRRSKLPNPDATGNVGSFYKNPVVDAAHAQRLREQYGDMPVYPQPDGTVKLAAGWLIERCGLKGKQIGGAAVHDKQALVLINRDGKASAADVLALSQMVCEEVLQRFGVVLVPEPNIL, via the coding sequence ATGGTTGCCGTTTTTTCTGATTATGATTTATCGGGCTGTTCTACTTTTCATCTGCCTGCCCGCGCTGCGTATTTTTGCGTGTTAAACCATGCTTCAGAATTGCCTGAAATTTGTGTTTTGCCACAGTTTCGGCGCGACACGGTGCTGTGGTTGGGTGGGGGCAGCAATATTTTATTTAGCCGCGACCATCAGGGCTTGGTGGTGCAGATGGCAAATAAAGGTATTCGCGAATACGCCCGCGATGGCGCACAGGTGCGTTTGGCAGTGCAGGCAGGCGAAGTGTGGCATGATTTTGTGCAATATACGGTAAACGCGGGTTTAAGCGGTTTGGAAAACTTAAGCCTGATTCCAGGGACGGTGGGCGCTGCGCCTGTGCAAAATATCGGTGCGTATGGCGTGGAAGTAAAAGACCGCATTGATTATGTGGATTGTTTTGATTTAGACAGCCGCGAATTTGTGCGTTTGCAGCGGGACGAGTGTGCGTTTGCCTACCGCGAAAGCCTGTTTAAACAGGCTGGTAAAGGGCGTTATGTGATTGTGGCGGTGGGTTTTGTGCTGGATACAGTGTTTCAGGCGCGGGTAGGTTATGGCGATTTGGCGGCGGTGTTGGCGCAAAACTGCGGGGAACGCGAAGCCACCGCAGCAGATGTATCGGCAGCGGTGTGCCAAATCCGCCGCAGTAAATTGCCTAATCCCGATGCAACGGGCAATGTAGGCAGTTTTTATAAAAATCCTGTGGTAGATGCGGCGCACGCCCAGCGTTTGCGCGAACAATATGGCGATATGCCCGTTTATCCGCAGCCCGATGGAACGGTAAAACTGGCAGCGGGTTGGCTGATTGAGCGTTGTGGATTAAAAGGCAAGCAGATTGGCGGTGCAGCGGTACACGACAAACAGGCATTGGTGTTGATTAACCGTGATGGCAAGGCAAGTGCAGCAGACGTTTTGGCATTGTCGCAAATGGTCTGCGAAGAAGTTTTGCAGCGTTTTGGGGTGGTGTTGGTGCCTGAACCGAATATTCTATAA
- the glmS gene encoding glutamine--fructose-6-phosphate transaminase (isomerizing) produces MCGIVGAVRAPENNVVDFLTDGLQRLEYRGYDSSGIAVHTANGIERVRRVGRVANMRQAAQEQNLRGQTGIGHTRWATHGGVTEPNAHPHISDQLIAVVHNGIIENFESERSRLQALGYVFESQTDTEVIAHSVHYEYIHNGRDLFAAVQAACARFHGAYAIGVIAADQPEYMAVARMGCPLLVAFGENETFIASDVSAVIAFTRHIAYLEDGDIGLLNATGIVKLADKNGNAVERPVKTSALSLASLELGPYSHFMQKEIHEQPQAVASTAEVFLDGGFEPENFGETAREVFQNINSIKILACGTSHYAALTAKYWLESIAKIPTDVEIASEYRYRDVIADPQQLVVTISQSGETLDTMEALKYAQSLGNRHSLSICNVMESALPRASSLVLYTRAGAEIGVASTKAFTTQLVVLFGLAVTLGKLRGSVSTEQEHTYTEELRQLPGSIQHALNLEPQIAAWAQKFAKKSSALFLGRGIHYPIALEGALKLKEITYIHAEAYPAGELKHGPLALVDENMPVVVIAPNDALLDKVKANMQEVGARGGELFVFTDLDSHFEATDEIHLIRTPRHTGALSPIIHTVPVQLLSYHAALARGTDVDKPRNLAKSVTVE; encoded by the coding sequence ATGTGCGGAATTGTCGGTGCGGTACGCGCACCCGAAAATAATGTGGTTGATTTTTTAACAGACGGACTGCAACGCTTGGAATACCGCGGTTACGATTCATCGGGTATTGCCGTGCATACCGCCAACGGCATTGAGCGTGTGCGCCGTGTCGGGCGTGTTGCCAATATGCGCCAAGCCGCACAGGAACAAAACTTGCGCGGACAAACAGGCATTGGACACACCCGTTGGGCAACGCATGGCGGTGTTACCGAACCCAACGCCCACCCGCATATTTCCGACCAACTGATTGCTGTGGTGCATAACGGCATTATCGAAAACTTTGAGTCCGAGCGCAGCCGTTTGCAAGCATTGGGCTATGTGTTTGAATCGCAAACCGATACCGAAGTTATCGCCCACAGCGTGCATTATGAATACATCCATAATGGCAGAGATTTGTTTGCTGCCGTGCAAGCCGCTTGTGCGCGCTTTCACGGCGCGTATGCCATTGGCGTGATTGCCGCCGACCAGCCCGAATACATGGCAGTTGCCCGCATGGGGTGTCCGCTGCTGGTGGCATTTGGCGAAAACGAAACCTTTATCGCTTCCGATGTGTCTGCCGTGATTGCCTTTACCCGCCACATCGCCTATTTGGAAGACGGCGACATCGGATTATTAAACGCCACAGGCATCGTAAAATTGGCAGACAAAAACGGCAATGCCGTTGAACGCCCCGTGAAAACTTCTGCCTTATCCTTGGCATCGCTGGAGTTGGGACCGTACAGCCACTTTATGCAAAAAGAAATCCACGAGCAGCCCCAAGCCGTTGCCAGCACCGCCGAAGTGTTTTTAGACGGCGGATTTGAGCCTGAAAACTTTGGCGAAACTGCCCGCGAAGTGTTCCAAAACATCAACAGCATTAAAATTCTGGCGTGTGGTACGTCTCACTATGCCGCGCTGACCGCCAAATACTGGCTGGAATCCATTGCCAAAATCCCTACCGATGTAGAAATTGCCAGCGAATACCGTTACCGCGACGTGATTGCTGACCCGCAACAATTGGTGGTAACCATTTCCCAATCGGGAGAAACGCTTGACACCATGGAAGCGCTTAAATACGCCCAATCTTTAGGCAACCGCCATTCACTGTCCATTTGCAACGTAATGGAATCTGCCCTGCCCCGTGCCAGCAGTTTGGTGCTTTATACCCGTGCAGGTGCGGAAATCGGCGTGGCTTCCACTAAAGCCTTTACCACACAATTGGTTGTTTTGTTTGGATTAGCCGTTACTTTGGGGAAACTGCGCGGCAGCGTTTCCACAGAGCAGGAACACACCTACACCGAAGAACTGCGCCAACTTCCGGGCAGTATTCAACACGCTTTAAACCTTGAACCGCAAATCGCCGCATGGGCGCAAAAATTTGCCAAAAAAAGCAGTGCCTTGTTTTTAGGGCGTGGGATTCATTACCCGATTGCCTTGGAAGGCGCGCTCAAACTCAAAGAAATCACCTATATTCACGCCGAAGCCTATCCTGCCGGTGAATTAAAACACGGACCTTTGGCATTGGTAGATGAAAATATGCCTGTTGTCGTGATTGCCCCCAACGATGCCCTGTTGGACAAAGTCAAAGCCAATATGCAGGAAGTAGGCGCACGCGGTGGCGAATTGTTTGTGTTTACCGATTTGGACAGCCATTTTGAAGCCACAGACGAAATCCATCTGATTCGCACCCCGCGCCATACAGGGGCGTTATCGCCGATTATCCATACCGTTCCCGTGCAGTTGCTGTCTTATCATGCTGCATTGGCACGCGGTACGGATGTTGATAAACCGCGCAATCTGGCAAAATCCGTTACCGTAGAATAA
- a CDS encoding transferrin-binding protein-like solute binding protein codes for MDKKLTAVLVTAVFGLAACGSGGGGSGTIVTGSGGGTGSGGASSGGSGSSSSSSGGSSSGGSSAANNTVTSETLFGLYGSLDVNPTSKDSGKFVSEQTDWKMKDISTLEIDGRSILLIPTGKNDASDGKEDGFYSGSNEKIYTGTSTAPYHQNPSNSWRMIGTHLKHARYGEVYDEYEKRHVFTVGKATPVEKIEALGKDAHDKEIKYKGKGLHFEALPYFNAAAVAGVANTNLTAAEAKLKTATENREKARTELANSGGSSEAQAKYDEAQSAVRTAVSDLSDARRHVKLAQEGVKATLAEKPIPVQSEFVVSFGNRTVVGSITDENNPDFKINLKGTFGKKPDGSDTELYRFGGLDSAATAAGKVAATMEGTFHGDNAEEMTGAYIYGSSYGTFGAAQEK; via the coding sequence ATGGATAAAAAATTGACCGCCGTATTGGTAACGGCAGTATTCGGATTGGCAGCCTGCGGCAGCGGTGGTGGCGGCAGCGGTACGATTGTTACCGGTAGCGGTGGCGGAACAGGCAGCGGAGGTGCTTCATCAGGCGGTTCGGGCAGTAGCAGCAGTAGCAGTGGCGGTTCTTCATCAGGTGGTTCTTCTGCAGCCAACAATACCGTTACATCAGAAACTCTATTTGGTTTGTACGGTTCGCTGGATGTGAATCCCACTTCCAAAGACAGCGGTAAATTTGTCTCTGAACAAACCGATTGGAAAATGAAAGACATCAGCACATTGGAGATTGATGGACGTTCCATTTTGCTGATTCCCACAGGCAAAAATGATGCGTCAGATGGTAAAGAAGATGGATTTTATTCGGGCAGCAACGAAAAAATCTATACGGGTACCAGTACTGCACCCTACCATCAAAACCCCAGTAACTCATGGCGCATGATTGGCACGCATCTGAAGCATGCCCGTTATGGCGAGGTATATGACGAATACGAAAAACGCCATGTGTTTACCGTAGGTAAGGCAACACCTGTAGAAAAAATTGAAGCGCTTGGTAAAGATGCGCACGATAAAGAAATTAAATATAAAGGTAAAGGCTTACATTTTGAAGCACTTCCGTATTTTAATGCCGCTGCGGTTGCCGGTGTGGCGAATACCAATCTGACTGCTGCCGAAGCAAAATTAAAAACCGCTACTGAAAACCGTGAAAAAGCCCGTACGGAATTGGCGAATTCAGGTGGCAGCAGCGAAGCACAAGCCAAATACGATGAAGCACAAAGTGCGGTACGGACTGCCGTCAGTGATTTGTCGGATGCCCGCCGTCATGTGAAGCTGGCGCAAGAAGGGGTAAAAGCTACTTTGGCAGAAAAACCCATTCCCGTGCAATCTGAATTTGTGGTAAGTTTTGGCAATAGAACAGTGGTGGGAAGCATTACGGATGAGAATAATCCTGATTTTAAAATTAATCTGAAAGGTACATTTGGTAAAAAACCCGATGGAAGCGATACGGAACTGTACCGTTTTGGTGGATTGGATTCGGCAGCAACAGCAGCAGGTAAAGTGGCTGCAACAATGGAAGGCACGTTCCACGGCGATAATGCTGAAGAGATGACAGGTGCTTATATTTACGGCAGCAGCTACGGCACATTTGGCGCAGCCCAAGAAAAATAA
- a CDS encoding (2Fe-2S)-binding protein yields MYVCICNAVTDRQIQDTVAAGASSLNDLQDSLGVASCCGCCADLASSFLNAANGAGQNVNHISCAEAA; encoded by the coding sequence ATGTATGTTTGCATTTGCAATGCGGTTACCGACCGCCAAATTCAAGATACCGTTGCTGCGGGCGCGTCTTCGTTAAACGATTTGCAAGACAGCCTAGGCGTGGCAAGCTGTTGTGGCTGTTGCGCCGATTTGGCAAGCTCGTTTTTAAATGCTGCCAATGGTGCAGGACAAAACGTCAATCACATCAGTTGCGCCGAAGCTGCGTAA
- the hslO gene encoding Hsp33 family molecular chaperone HslO produces MNADSDYRSRFLFDEHPARGLYVRLSEVWQHILQRKNYPPAIRRALGEVLAAAALLSEDLKSDHTLTIQVQGKGVLKMLVAEAVSGTCRATARWDESVAVADDADLHQLLGGEGIFAITVQPRNGEPWQGIVPLHSGGIAAMLADYMQRSQQIQTHIVLSADEQQACGFLLQRLPESEADDEAWAQVALPAQTLSAEELSGLPADALLYRLFHEHPPRVFPAEALEFACSCSRGKVADMLLLLGCKEVGEVVAEEGSISVDCDFCNERYTFDEADADALFGTGVVAAAQAMRQAA; encoded by the coding sequence ATGAATGCCGATTCCGATTACCGTAGCCGTTTTTTATTTGACGAACACCCTGCACGCGGTTTGTATGTGCGTTTAAGCGAAGTGTGGCAACACATTCTGCAACGCAAAAACTATCCGCCAGCCATCCGCCGCGCTTTGGGGGAAGTGTTGGCTGCTGCAGCCTTGTTGTCCGAAGATTTAAAATCTGACCACACTTTAACCATTCAGGTGCAGGGCAAAGGCGTGTTGAAAATGCTGGTGGCAGAGGCTGTGAGTGGAACGTGTCGCGCCACGGCACGTTGGGACGAAAGTGTCGCCGTTGCCGATGATGCGGATTTGCATCAATTATTGGGTGGGGAAGGGATATTTGCCATTACCGTGCAACCGCGCAACGGCGAGCCGTGGCAGGGCATTGTGCCTTTGCACAGTGGTGGTATTGCGGCGATGTTGGCAGACTATATGCAGCGTTCCCAACAAATTCAAACCCATATCGTATTGAGTGCCGATGAACAACAGGCATGCGGATTTTTGCTGCAACGTTTGCCCGAAAGCGAAGCCGATGATGAAGCGTGGGCGCAAGTGGCGTTGCCCGCACAAACTTTATCGGCGGAAGAATTGAGCGGTTTGCCTGCCGATGCTTTGCTGTACCGTTTGTTTCATGAACATCCGCCGCGTGTGTTTCCTGCCGAAGCCTTGGAATTTGCCTGTAGCTGTTCGCGTGGAAAAGTGGCGGATATGCTGTTGCTGCTGGGCTGTAAAGAAGTGGGCGAAGTGGTGGCTGAAGAAGGCAGCATTAGCGTGGATTGCGATTTTTGTAATGAACGCTATACCTTTGATGAAGCCGATGCCGATGCGCTGTTCGGTACGGGTGTAGTGGCAGCGGCGCAGGCGATGCGTCAGGCAGCGTGA
- the tuf gene encoding elongation factor Tu — MAKEKFERSKPHVNVGTIGHVDHGKTTLTAALTTILAEKFGGQARAYDQIDNAPEEKARGITINTAHVEYETEGRHYAHVDCPGHADYVKNMITGAAQMDGAILVCSAADGPMPQTREHILLARQVGVPYIIVFMNKCDMVDDAELLELVEMEIRDLLSSYDFPGDDVPIVQGSALKALEGDAAYKEKIFELAAALDSYIPTPERAVDKPFLLPIEDVFSISGRGTVVTGRVERGIIKVGEEIEIVGLKETQKTTCTGVEMFRKLLDEGQAGDNVGVLLRGTKREDVERGQVLAKPGSITPHTKFKAEVYVLSKEEGGRHTPFFANYRPQFYFRTTDVTGAVTLEEGVEMVMPGENVAITVELIAPIAMEEGLRFAIREGGRTVGAGVVSSVIA; from the coding sequence ATGGCAAAGGAAAAGTTTGAACGTAGCAAACCGCACGTAAACGTTGGCACCATCGGTCACGTTGACCATGGTAAAACCACCCTCACCGCCGCACTGACCACCATCTTGGCCGAAAAATTCGGCGGTCAGGCGCGCGCATACGACCAAATCGACAACGCCCCCGAAGAAAAAGCCCGCGGTATTACCATTAACACCGCCCACGTTGAATACGAAACCGAAGGTCGTCACTACGCCCACGTTGACTGCCCCGGTCACGCCGACTATGTGAAAAACATGATTACCGGTGCTGCCCAAATGGACGGCGCGATTTTGGTATGTTCCGCTGCTGACGGTCCCATGCCGCAAACCCGCGAACACATCCTGTTGGCGCGTCAGGTAGGTGTACCCTACATCATCGTATTTATGAACAAATGCGATATGGTGGACGATGCCGAGCTGCTGGAATTGGTGGAAATGGAAATCCGTGACCTGTTGTCCAGCTACGACTTCCCCGGTGACGATGTGCCCATCGTTCAAGGTTCTGCCCTGAAAGCCTTGGAAGGCGATGCCGCTTACAAAGAAAAAATCTTTGAATTGGCTGCCGCTTTGGACAGCTACATCCCCACTCCCGAGCGTGCAGTGGACAAACCCTTCCTGCTGCCGATTGAAGACGTATTCTCCATCTCTGGTCGCGGTACTGTGGTAACCGGTCGTGTAGAGCGCGGCATCATCAAAGTAGGCGAAGAGATTGAAATCGTCGGTTTGAAAGAAACCCAAAAAACCACTTGTACCGGTGTGGAAATGTTCCGCAAACTGCTGGACGAAGGTCAAGCAGGCGACAACGTAGGCGTATTGCTGCGCGGTACCAAACGTGAAGACGTAGAGCGCGGTCAAGTATTGGCTAAACCCGGTTCCATTACCCCGCACACCAAGTTCAAAGCCGAAGTATACGTTTTGAGCAAAGAAGAGGGTGGTCGCCACACTCCGTTCTTCGCCAACTACCGTCCGCAATTCTACTTCCGTACTACTGACGTAACTGGTGCAGTGACTTTGGAAGAAGGCGTGGAAATGGTAATGCCGGGTGAAAACGTTGCCATTACCGTAGAAC
- a CDS encoding YfhL family 4Fe-4S dicluster ferredoxin — MSLFITDECINCDVCEPECPNDAIYQGEEIYEINPNLCTQCVGHYDEPQCQQVCPVDCILIDEENPETPEQLQAKYEKIIAEK; from the coding sequence ATGTCTTTGTTTATTACCGACGAATGCATTAATTGCGATGTCTGCGAACCCGAATGCCCCAACGATGCCATTTACCAAGGCGAAGAAATTTACGAAATCAATCCAAATTTGTGCACACAGTGTGTCGGACACTATGACGAACCGCAATGCCAGCAGGTTTGCCCTGTGGATTGCATTCTGATTGATGAAGAAAACCCCGAAACGCCCGAACAGCTGCAGGCAAAATACGAAAAAATTATTGCGGAAAAGTAA
- the galU gene encoding UTP--glucose-1-phosphate uridylyltransferase GalU: protein MQHRAIKKAVFPVAGMGTRFLPATKASPKEMLPIVDKPLIQYAVEEAVAAGCDEIIFVTGRSKRSIEDHFDKAYELETELALREKHALLNTVQNVLPAGITCLYIRQAEALGLGHAVLCAKAAVNNEPFAVILADDLIDAPQGALKQMVDVYQATGASVLGVETVEPSQTASYGIVETHDWQDFQRIRSIVEKPKPEDAPSNLAVVGRYILTPRIFELLANLERGAGNEIQLTDGIAKLLEYEPVLAHAFNGTRYDCGSKIGYLEATLAYGLKHPETGAAFRELLQRYAQQ from the coding sequence ATGCAGCACCGCGCCATTAAAAAAGCCGTATTTCCCGTAGCCGGAATGGGAACCCGTTTTTTGCCAGCTACCAAAGCCAGTCCCAAAGAAATGTTGCCAATTGTGGACAAACCCCTGATTCAATACGCCGTAGAAGAAGCCGTGGCAGCAGGTTGTGATGAAATTATTTTTGTGACGGGGCGCAGCAAGCGCAGCATTGAAGACCACTTTGACAAGGCTTACGAGCTGGAAACCGAATTGGCATTGCGCGAAAAACACGCTTTGCTGAATACCGTGCAAAACGTCTTGCCCGCAGGCATTACCTGTCTGTATATCCGTCAGGCAGAAGCTTTAGGCTTGGGGCATGCGGTATTGTGTGCCAAAGCAGCGGTGAATAACGAACCCTTTGCCGTGATTTTGGCAGATGATTTGATTGATGCGCCACAGGGTGCATTAAAACAGATGGTGGACGTGTATCAGGCAACGGGCGCAAGCGTGTTGGGTGTGGAAACGGTTGAACCCAGCCAAACCGCGTCTTACGGTATTGTGGAAACCCATGATTGGCAGGATTTTCAACGCATCCGCAGCATTGTGGAAAAACCCAAGCCCGAAGATGCGCCGTCTAATTTGGCGGTGGTGGGGCGTTATATTTTAACCCCGCGTATTTTTGAACTGTTGGCAAACTTGGAGCGCGGCGCAGGCAACGAAATCCAATTAACGGACGGTATTGCCAAATTATTGGAATACGAACCTGTGTTGGCGCATGCTTTTAACGGCACGCGTTACGACTGCGGCAGCAAAATCGGTTATTTGGAAGCCACCTTGGCGTATGGTTTGAAACACCCCGAAACGGGCGCAGCTTTCCGCGAACTGCTGCAACGTTACGCACAGCAGTAA